A window of Malania oleifera isolate guangnan ecotype guangnan chromosome 5, ASM2987363v1, whole genome shotgun sequence contains these coding sequences:
- the LOC131156661 gene encoding actin-depolymerizing factor 5 gives MAMAFKMATTGMWVTDECKNSFMEMKWKKVHRYIVFKIDEGSRLVTVDKVGGSGEGYDDLAAALPKDDCRYAVFDFDFVTVDNCRKSKIFFIAWSPTASRIRAKILYATSKAGLRRALDGIHYELQATDPTEMGFDIIQDRAK, from the exons ATGGCGATGGCTTTCAAGATG GCGACGACGGGGATGTGGGTGACGGACGAGTGCAAGAACTCGTTCATGGAGATGAAGTGGAAGAAGGTGCACAGGTACATAGTATTCAAGATCGACGAGGGATCGCGGCTAGTCACCGTTGACAAAGTCGGCGGCTCCGGCGAGGGATACGACGACCTCGCGGCGGCGCTGCCCAAGGACGACTGCCGGTACGCCGTCTTCGACTTCGATTTCGTCACCGTCGATAACTGCCGGAAAAGCAAGATCTTCTTCATTGCATG GTCTCCGACGGCTTCGAGAATTAGGGCAAAAATATTATATGCAACCTCTAAAGCTGGGTTGAGAAGGGCATTGGATGGAATTCACTATGAGCTCCAAGCTACGGACCCGACGGAGATGGGGTTCGATATAATTCAAGACCGGGCTAAGTAA
- the LOC131156662 gene encoding uncharacterized protein LOC131156662 translates to MGSTEDPNKPSNLQDPSSPSQPLLSKPYPSPPIEEPQPDPPDSDQTQYLQISYASGPRPFKDLPFLFLFAVLVLATFAFGIFAAVNRNPNSSHVSAYYYDSNSTSCVKDSLGRSSLLDYTSSSSHLVKDLVWTLVITLILSVPFGLVILLLLKHYTKQLVYVSIPFFIVIPVFFNVYWFAACTVSSSCRDSFPLAYRILLLVFVFLIIGVIVWLVVVNWHRIELTVRIIGVASDALSRNLGLFGVIPCMSLGLVVYFAPIVVFLVFARLNGKIVPHKSSGEYKCVWKQDSWVPAYYALAILTMLWSATVMLEAQVFVISGTIAQWYFSKDESTPKRSIRSSLRNAFGPSFGTVCLSGLLICVVRVVRAAVDSARQQDTPGIVNLVLRCCVNTLLTAVDFLNKFTINFAAITGEAYCISANMTYELLKRNLLSAVFVETVSTRLLAGIVFIFSAIYAIVVCAILKGATNLGADSYLVAALAWVLLIVVLAFFAHVLDNVIDTVYVCYAIDRDKGEVCKQEVHEVYVHLPISRNHTPSLAPRTLDV, encoded by the exons ATGGGCAGCACTGAAGATCCCAACAAACCCTCGAACCTGCAGGACCCTTCCTCTCCCTCCCAGCCTCTGCTCTCCAAACCCTACCCTTCCCCTCCAATCGAGGAACCCCAACCCGACCCGCCTGACTCAGATCAAACCCAGTACCTCCAGATCTCCTACGCCTCCGGTCCCCGACCATTCAAGGACCTCCCTTTCCTCTTCCTCTTCGCCGTCCTCGTTCTCGCCACTTTCGCCTTCGGGATCTTCGCTGCCGTCAATCGGAACCCCAATTCGTCCCACGTCTCAGCCTACTACTACGACTCCAACTCTACTTCCTGCGTCAAAGACTCCCTCGGTCGAAGTTCGCTTCTCGATTATACCTCGTCTTCGAGTCATCTTGTCAAGGATTTGGTATGGACCCTTGTGATTACTCTGATTCTGAGCGTACCCTTTGGTTTGGTGATTCTTTTATTGCTGAAGCATTACACCAAACAGTTGGTGTACGTTTCGATTCCTTTCTTCATTGTAATTCCCGTGTTCTTCAATGTGTATTGGTTTGCTGCGTGTACTGTTAGCTCCAGTTGCAGAGATTCCTTCCCTCTGGCTTATAGGATTCTATTGCTTGTGTTTGTGTTCTTGATAATTGGTGTGATTGTGTGGCTAGTTGTGGTGAATTGGCACCGAATAGAGTTAACTGTGAGGATAATTGGGGTCGCATCGGATGCGCTGTCGAGGAACTTGGGATTGTTTGGGGTTATTCCGTGTATGAGTTTGGGACTAGTGGTTTATTTTGCACCTATTGTTGTGTTTTTGGTGTTCGCGAGGTTGAATGGAAAGATCGTGCCGCACAAATCTAGTGGAGAGTATAAATGTGTTTGGAAGCAGGATAGTTGGGTGCCTGCCTATTATGCATTGGCTATTCTTACCATGCTGTGGTCTGCCACCGTGATGCTCGAAGCACAGGTTTTTGTGATTAGTGGGACTATTGCACAGTGGTACTTCTCCAAGGATGAATCCACGCCAAAACGAAGTATAAGAAGTTCTTTGAG AAATGCATTTGGCCCCTCCTTTGGCACAGTCTGTCTATCTGGATTACTTATTTGTGTTGTCCGTGTGGTGCGTGCTGCTGTTGATAGTGCCAGACAACAGGACACTCCTGGGATTGTGAACCTTGTACTCCGATGCTGTGTAAACACCTTACTGACAGCTGTTGATTTTCTGAACAAGTTCACCATTAACTTTGCAGCAATAACTGGTGAAGCTTACTGCATTTCTGCAAATATGACATATGAACTTTTAAAACGTAATCTTCTCTCGGCTGTTTTTGTGGAAACTGTATCCACACGTCTATTGGCTGGAATTGTTTTCATCTTCTCTGCAATATACGCAATTGTG GTATGTGCCATCTTAAAGGGTGCAACCAACCTTGGGGCAGATTCATACTTGGTGGCTGCTCTGGCATGGGTACTGCTGATTGTGGTGCTGGCTTTCTTCGCCCATGTGCTAGACAACGTGATTGACACAGTTTACGTGTGCTACGCCATAGATAGGGACAAGGGGGAGGTTTGTAAACAGGAGGTTCATGAGGTATATGTTCACCTCCCCATCAGTAGGAACCACACACCATCTCTTGCCCCAAGAACACTTGATGTATAA